The following proteins are co-located in the Pedobacter sp. FW305-3-2-15-E-R2A2 genome:
- a CDS encoding SusC/RagA family TonB-linked outer membrane protein gives MTSNFLLRNAGVVFRNRPDAKTLQKTAMSLFILLLSCFTAYAQSVVTGTVTDKENTTLIGVTVSVEGKSVRTLTDANGKYAINVPADGKKLTFSYVGMQTLTLDIDGKKVLNAVLGSANELTEVTVVGYGSVKKSDLTGAVATISAKDFNKGPLIAPDQLMQGKVAGVQMINNSGQPGGATTVKIRGNTAVTGSGQPLYVVDGVALSGNSARPSASPASVGGVKASPGGGIGAAPGGNPLSFINPSDIATMEILKDASATAIYGSRAAFGVVLITTKRGASGAMKLDVNASTGVSNIMNQIDVLDGNEYRSALSKYGLTAGDYGGNVDAMDAIMRTAYNQNYAVGLSGGNDASTYRASFGYQDQQGIIRKSDLKKYTASFNGNFKFLDSKKLGMDVTMISSQYNENIAPITNDAGFTGSLISQALTWNPTRPLRNPDGSLFIENGRIINPLAMSEAYSDKSKVSSILGSVSPYYKITPWLEYRMLVSLNYSSGVRRSSTRSFINIEGVQAKPADNFPGGYASYSNSEILTHQFTNTLNFNKEIASKLNLNAIIGYEYTNNVNKGTNMNATGFGDIPVDYTDAMQATPPNNRRMSSFNDPTYELQSYFARAIFNYAGKYLLTATVRADGSTRFGSKNRYGYFPSFSAAWNIKNEDFMANVAWLDQLKIRAGYGKTGNQEFPSGSSQQRYAYVYEGTGTALKPINNDNPDLKWQSDEQMNIGVDFGLFKSRITGSIDVFRKKTTDLLFPQSPQQPTAADGSVTWGNLPGYILNKGVEITLNGSIIDQTDFSWSLGGNATFLNNKVKDFSTRLINTGALNGQGLSDVNIEVIKDGLPLFAMVTRKYEGLNADGFSQYADDGYTYYYVGNPNPSLILGISTDFRYKKLSLGLNFNGSFGQDIYNNTANSVLPITNLGTRNVASVLLNSAIRESLANPIAASSRYIEKGNYLKLANATINYNVGNIGKTIKGLNVYVNGQNLLVMTKYSGFDPEVNTDKSINGVPSMGIEYVPFPSARTFNFGVNFSL, from the coding sequence ATGACGAGCAATTTTTTACTCAGAAATGCCGGAGTCGTTTTCAGAAACAGACCCGATGCAAAAACGCTGCAAAAAACAGCAATGTCCCTCTTTATCTTACTCTTGTCCTGTTTTACCGCCTATGCCCAATCGGTTGTAACAGGAACAGTTACAGATAAGGAGAATACCACCCTCATTGGCGTAACGGTTTCCGTTGAAGGTAAAAGCGTCAGAACTCTGACCGATGCCAATGGAAAATATGCCATCAATGTGCCTGCAGATGGAAAAAAGCTAACCTTCAGTTATGTAGGCATGCAAACCCTCACGCTCGATATTGACGGAAAGAAAGTCCTGAATGCCGTATTGGGATCCGCAAACGAACTGACTGAAGTGACCGTTGTCGGTTATGGATCAGTAAAAAAAAGTGACCTTACCGGTGCTGTGGCCACCATCTCTGCAAAGGATTTCAACAAAGGTCCGCTCATCGCCCCCGATCAATTGATGCAGGGTAAAGTTGCCGGTGTCCAGATGATCAATAACAGCGGTCAACCAGGAGGTGCCACTACTGTAAAAATCCGTGGAAATACGGCCGTTACAGGAAGTGGACAACCTTTATATGTAGTAGATGGCGTTGCCCTTTCCGGGAACTCGGCAAGACCAAGTGCCAGTCCCGCTTCAGTTGGTGGAGTTAAGGCTTCTCCAGGAGGAGGTATTGGTGCCGCTCCCGGAGGAAATCCACTGAGTTTTATCAATCCCAGTGATATTGCCACCATGGAAATCTTAAAAGATGCTTCTGCGACTGCAATTTATGGTTCCAGAGCAGCTTTCGGAGTGGTCCTGATCACGACAAAAAGAGGGGCCAGCGGGGCGATGAAACTGGATGTGAATGCCTCAACAGGGGTAAGTAATATCATGAATCAGATTGATGTTTTAGACGGTAATGAATACCGTTCTGCATTGAGCAAATATGGTTTAACTGCAGGTGATTATGGCGGCAATGTAGATGCGATGGATGCCATTATGCGTACTGCTTACAACCAGAATTATGCGGTCGGGTTGAGTGGCGGGAACGATGCCAGTACCTATCGTGCTTCTTTTGGATACCAGGATCAGCAGGGGATCATCCGGAAATCGGACCTCAAAAAATATACGGCTTCCTTTAATGGCAACTTCAAATTTCTGGACAGCAAAAAGCTCGGAATGGACGTTACCATGATCAGCAGTCAGTACAACGAGAACATTGCCCCGATTACCAATGATGCCGGATTTACAGGCAGTTTAATCAGTCAGGCTTTAACATGGAACCCAACAAGACCGCTAAGAAATCCTGATGGCTCCCTGTTCATAGAAAATGGCAGGATCATCAACCCCCTGGCCATGTCTGAAGCCTACAGTGATAAATCTAAAGTATCTTCTATTTTAGGAAGTGTCTCTCCTTATTATAAGATTACCCCATGGCTGGAATACCGTATGCTGGTGAGTCTCAATTACAGCTCAGGTGTGAGGAGAAGCTCTACGCGCAGCTTTATTAATATAGAAGGAGTTCAGGCAAAACCTGCAGATAATTTCCCTGGCGGTTATGCCAGTTATTCAAACAGCGAAATCCTTACCCACCAATTTACCAATACGTTGAATTTCAACAAGGAAATCGCATCGAAACTGAATCTGAATGCCATCATTGGTTATGAATACACCAATAATGTCAACAAAGGAACAAACATGAATGCCACTGGATTTGGTGATATTCCTGTAGATTATACAGATGCGATGCAGGCCACGCCTCCAAACAACAGAAGGATGAGCTCCTTCAACGATCCGACGTATGAGCTGCAATCTTATTTTGCCCGTGCCATCTTTAATTATGCAGGTAAATACCTGTTAACAGCAACTGTAAGGGCAGATGGATCTACCCGTTTTGGTTCCAAAAACCGATATGGTTATTTCCCATCCTTCTCTGCGGCATGGAATATAAAAAATGAAGATTTCATGGCAAATGTAGCCTGGCTGGATCAGCTAAAGATCAGGGCTGGTTACGGTAAAACCGGAAATCAGGAATTCCCTTCAGGTTCTTCCCAACAACGCTATGCTTATGTCTATGAAGGTACCGGAACCGCTTTAAAACCCATCAACAACGACAATCCGGATCTAAAATGGCAGTCAGATGAACAAATGAACATCGGTGTCGATTTTGGCCTTTTTAAAAGCCGGATCACTGGTTCAATTGACGTATTCAGGAAAAAAACAACCGACCTTCTATTTCCTCAAAGTCCGCAACAACCCACAGCAGCTGATGGTTCAGTTACCTGGGGTAATTTACCCGGATATATCCTGAATAAAGGAGTCGAAATTACCCTGAACGGCAGCATTATAGACCAGACTGATTTTTCATGGTCATTAGGAGGAAATGCAACTTTCCTTAATAACAAAGTAAAAGATTTCTCTACCCGTCTGATCAATACCGGAGCCTTAAATGGACAAGGGTTAAGCGATGTGAATATAGAAGTGATCAAAGACGGTTTACCCCTGTTTGCAATGGTCACCAGAAAGTACGAAGGTCTGAATGCAGATGGCTTTTCACAATATGCAGATGATGGCTATACCTATTATTATGTAGGAAATCCAAACCCAAGTCTTATTCTGGGCATCAGCACCGATTTCAGGTATAAAAAACTAAGCCTCGGACTAAACTTTAACGGATCCTTCGGACAGGACATTTACAACAATACCGCCAACTCTGTTTTACCGATTACCAATTTGGGAACAAGAAATGTGGCTTCGGTTTTATTGAACTCTGCTATCAGGGAATCTCTTGCAAATCCGATTGCCGCATCTTCACGTTACATCGAAAAAGGAAATTATTTGAAGCTGGCAAATGCAACCATTAATTATAACGTTGGCAACATAGGAAAAACTATCAAAGGCTTAAATGTATATGTAAACGGACAAAATTTACTGGTAATGACCAAATATTCCGGATTCGACCCGGAAGTAAATACGGACAAAAGCATCAATGGAGTTCCTTCAATGGGAATAGAATACGTCCCTTTTCCATCAGCCAGAACCTTCAATTTTGGGGTTAACTTTTCTCTTTAA